From Scatophagus argus isolate fScaArg1 chromosome 2, fScaArg1.pri, whole genome shotgun sequence, a single genomic window includes:
- the rpl9 gene encoding 60S ribosomal protein L9, protein MKTILSSQTVDIPDNVEVRLKGRTVIVKGPRGKLVREFNHINLELSLLGKKQKKLRVDKWWGNRKELATVRTICSHVQNMIKGVTLGFRYKMRSVYAHFPINVVIQENGTMVEIRNFLGEKYIRRVRMRNGVNCSVSAAQKDELILEGNDIELVSNSAALIQQATTVKNKDIRKFLDGIYVSEKGTVVEPDQ, encoded by the exons ATGAAGACCATTCTCAGCAGTCAGACTGTTGACATCCCCGACAATG TCGAGGTGAGGTTGAAGGGGCGGACAGTGATTGTCAAGGGGCCCCGTGGCAAACTCGTCAGGGAGTTCAACCACATCAACCTGGAGCTCTCCCTTCTGGgcaagaaacagaagaag CTCCGTGTGGATAAATGGTGGGGAAACAGGAAGGAGCTGGCCACAGTCCGCACCATCTGCAGCCACGTCCAGAACATGATCAAGGGGGTCACTTTG GGTTTCCGGTACAAAATGCGTTCTGTGTACGCCCATTTCCCCATTAACGTCGTCATTCAGGAGAATGGAACTATGGTGGAGATCAGGAACTTCCTGGGCGAGAAGTACATCCGCCGTGTCCGAATGAGAAATG GTGTTAACTGTTCAGTCTCAGCTGCCCAGAAGGACGAGCTGATCCTGGAGGGTAACGACATTGAGCTGGTGTCAAACTCAG CTGCTCTGATCCAACAGGCCACCACAGTCAAAAATAAGGATATCAGAAAGTTCTTGGACGGTATTTACGTGTCTGAGAAGGGAACAGTAGTGGAACCGGATCAGTAA
- the lias gene encoding lipoyl synthase, mitochondrial has protein sequence MALLKQSCCVSGRFFTNHLWLSPRCIPHGYANSLTTVAKSSSDRADRKRELLSDDGPDLQDFISGELSEKTKWAEYRGRLKREKGERLRLPPWLKTEIPIGKNYNRLKNTLRDLNLHTVCEEARCPNIGECWGGGEYATATATIMLMGDTCTRGCRFCSVKTARQPPPLDPDEPYNTAKAIAAWGLDYVVLTSVDRDDVADGGAEHFAKTVSTLKERDPHILVECLTPDFRGDLTAVEKIALSGLDVYAHNVETVRALQRQVRDPRANFDQSLSVLKHAKKVKPTVLTKTSIMLGLGETDQQILDALTELREAGVDCLTLGQYMQPTKRHLKVEEYVTPEKFAHWEKVGNDMGFVYTASGPLVRSSYKAGEYFLKNLLKKRKEEVTVAE, from the exons ATGGCGCTGCTTAAACAAAGTTGTTGTGTGTCTGGTCGGTTCTTCACAAACCACCTATGGCTGAGTCCCCGATGCATCCCACAT GGTTACGCCAACAGTCTGACAACCGTGGCGAAATCCTCGTCAGACCGCgctgacagaaagagggagCTTCTGAGTGATGACGGGCCCGATCTACAGGACTTCATTTCAGGGGAACTGTCGGAGAAAACCAAGTGGGCAGAGTACAGAGGGaggctgaagagagagaaaggagagag GCTGCGGCTTCCCCCATGGCTGAAGACGGAGATTCCCATAGGAAAAAACTACAACAGGCTGAAGAACACACTGAGAGACCTCAACCTGCACACC gtGTGTGAGGAAGCCAGGTGTCCTAACATTGGGGAGTGTTGGGGAGGAGGAGAGTatgccacagccacagccaccaTCATG CTAATGGGGGACACATGTACCCGTGGATGCAGATTCTGCTCTGTAAAGACAGCCCGTCAGCCCCCACCTCTGGACCCAGATGAGCCCTACAACACAGCCAAGGCAATCGCTGCCTGGGGGCTGGACTACGTGGTTCTCACCTCAGTTGACAGAGACG ATGTTGCTGATGGAGGGGCTGAGCACTTTGCAAAGACAGTCTCTACCCTGAAGGAAAG AGACCCTCACATCCTGGTTGAATGTCTGACCCCTGATTTTCGAGGCGACCTGACAGCAGTAGAGAAGATCGCCCTCTCAGGGTTAGATGTTTATGCCCACAATGTGGAGACTGTGCGAGCACTGCAAAG ACAGGTGCGTGACCCCAGAGCGAACTTTGACCAGTCTCTGAGCGTCCTGAAGCATGCGAAAAAAGTCAAACCCACTGTGCTCACCAAGACGTCCATCATGCTGGGACTGGGAGAGACTGACCAGCAGATACTTGACGCCTTAACTG AGCTGCGTGAGGCAGGAGTGGACTGTCTAACGCTGGGTCAGTACATGCAACCCACCAAACGCCACCTAAAG GTGGAGGAATACGTCACTCCAGAGAAGTTTGCCCACTGGGAGAAAGTTGGAAACGATATGGGCTTTGTTTACACTGCCAGTGGGCCACTGGTGCGATCCTCTTACAAAGCGG GCGAGTACTTTTTGAAGAATCtactgaagaagagaaaagaagaagtcaCCGTAGCAGAGTGA